In Pseudonocardia sp. C8, one genomic interval encodes:
- a CDS encoding NAD(P)/FAD-dependent oxidoreductase: MDAERPVTAFGPDFPFPFDEWVAHPAGLGRVPDDRLGTEVAIVGAGVAGLVAAYELMRLGLRPVVYESSQFGGRLRSQPFEGADGIVAELGGMRFPRSSTTFHHYVDLLGLRTEPFPNPLTPAAGSTVIDLHGETYYGRTLADLPQFFTEVADAWTSALAERASFGPLQRAIRERDAATVKRLWDALVPRWDDRTFYDFVSTSTAFSDLSFRHREAFGQVGFGTGGWDSDFPNSMLEILRVVLTGCDEDQLLVVGGVEQLPQGLWRRSPDGLAHWPAGTSLSSLHGGATRPGVARIQRVAPGTIRVTDVYGVARDYGCVLTTCQSWLLSTQIDTDESLFSQELWMALDRTRYMQSTKTFVMVDRPFWRDVDPATGRDVMSMTLTDRLTRSTYLFDNGDDRPGVICLSYSWMSDSLKMLPYPVTHRVELALRALRQIYPQVDIASHVIGDPITVTWESDPHSLGAFKGALPGHYRYNRRMYCHFMQDGLPPAERGIFMAGDDVSWTPAWAEGAVQTALNAVWGILHHLGGACAPDNPGPGDRFGELAPLALPD, encoded by the coding sequence ATGGACGCCGAGCGCCCGGTCACCGCGTTCGGACCGGACTTCCCGTTCCCGTTCGACGAGTGGGTCGCCCACCCGGCCGGGCTCGGCCGGGTCCCGGACGACCGGCTCGGGACCGAGGTCGCGATCGTCGGTGCGGGCGTGGCGGGGCTCGTCGCGGCCTACGAGCTGATGCGGCTGGGCCTGCGGCCGGTGGTCTACGAGTCGTCGCAGTTCGGCGGGCGGCTGCGCTCGCAGCCGTTCGAGGGCGCCGACGGGATCGTCGCCGAGCTGGGCGGCATGCGGTTCCCGCGCTCGTCCACGACGTTCCACCACTACGTGGACCTGCTCGGGCTGCGCACCGAGCCGTTCCCCAACCCGCTCACGCCGGCCGCCGGCAGCACGGTGATCGACCTGCACGGCGAGACGTACTACGGCCGCACCCTGGCCGACCTGCCGCAGTTCTTCACCGAGGTCGCCGACGCGTGGACCTCCGCGCTGGCCGAGCGCGCCTCGTTCGGACCGCTGCAACGGGCGATCCGGGAGCGGGACGCGGCCACCGTCAAGCGGCTGTGGGACGCGCTGGTGCCGCGCTGGGACGACCGGACGTTCTACGACTTCGTGTCGACGTCGACGGCGTTCTCCGACCTGTCGTTCCGGCACCGGGAGGCGTTCGGGCAGGTCGGGTTCGGCACCGGAGGGTGGGACTCGGACTTCCCGAACTCGATGCTGGAGATCCTGCGGGTCGTGCTGACCGGGTGCGACGAGGACCAGCTGCTCGTCGTCGGCGGGGTGGAGCAGCTCCCGCAGGGGCTGTGGCGGCGCAGCCCGGACGGCCTCGCGCACTGGCCGGCCGGGACGAGCCTGTCGTCGCTGCATGGGGGCGCGACCCGCCCGGGTGTGGCCCGGATCCAGCGGGTGGCCCCGGGGACGATCCGGGTCACCGACGTGTACGGCGTCGCCCGCGACTACGGCTGCGTGCTCACCACCTGCCAGAGCTGGCTGCTGTCCACCCAGATCGACACCGACGAGTCGCTGTTCAGCCAGGAGCTGTGGATGGCACTCGACCGGACCCGCTACATGCAGTCGACGAAGACGTTCGTGATGGTCGACCGGCCGTTCTGGCGCGACGTCGACCCGGCGACCGGCCGGGACGTCATGAGCATGACCCTCACCGACCGGCTCACCCGCAGCACCTACCTGTTCGACAACGGCGACGACCGGCCGGGCGTGATCTGCCTGTCGTACTCGTGGATGAGCGACTCGCTGAAGATGCTGCCCTACCCGGTGACCCATCGCGTCGAGCTGGCGCTGCGTGCCCTGCGGCAGATCTACCCGCAGGTCGACATCGCCTCGCACGTCATCGGTGACCCGATCACCGTCACCTGGGAGTCCGACCCGCACAGCCTCGGCGCGTTCAAGGGGGCCCTGCCCGGCCACTACCGCTACAACCGGCGGATGTACTGCCACTTCATGCAGGACGGCCTCCCGCCGGCAGAGCGCGGGATCTTCATGGCGGGCGACGACGTGTCGTGGACGCCGGCCTGGGCCGAGGGCGCGGTGCAGACCGCCCTCAACGCGGTCTGGGGGATCCTGCACCACCTCGGCGGGGCCTGCGCCCCGGACAACCCCGGACCGGGTGACCGGTTCGGCGAGCTCGCGCCGCTGGCGCTGCCGGACTGA
- a CDS encoding SDR family oxidoreductase: MKTFTDRTAAITGAGSGIGRALALRLAGEGCHLALADRDAAGLAETAALAGPQIRVTTSELDVADEKAVFGWADEVVADHGGVHLVVNNAGVALSGTAGSLSLDDYRWIMDINFWGVVYGTKAFLPHLEAAGEGHVVNLSSIFGVAAQPLMSGYNASKYAVRGFTESLRQDLELTGSAVSATCVHPGGIRTNIAKSARVHASVTAATGKATDAATAEFERMLNTTPDRAARTILDGVRRNQRRVLIGPDAWVIDSMVRLLPATYQRIVTGVVRSRRG, encoded by the coding sequence ATGAAGACCTTCACCGACCGCACCGCCGCGATCACCGGCGCCGGATCCGGCATCGGCCGGGCGCTCGCGCTGCGCCTGGCCGGCGAGGGGTGCCACCTCGCACTCGCCGACCGCGACGCCGCCGGACTCGCCGAGACCGCGGCGCTGGCCGGGCCGCAGATCCGGGTGACGACCAGCGAGCTCGACGTCGCCGACGAGAAGGCCGTGTTCGGCTGGGCCGACGAGGTCGTCGCCGACCACGGCGGGGTGCACCTCGTCGTCAACAACGCCGGCGTCGCCCTGTCCGGCACCGCGGGATCGCTGTCGCTGGACGACTACCGCTGGATCATGGACATCAACTTCTGGGGCGTGGTGTACGGGACCAAGGCGTTCCTGCCGCACCTCGAGGCCGCGGGCGAGGGCCACGTCGTCAACCTGTCCAGCATCTTCGGTGTCGCCGCCCAGCCGCTGATGAGCGGCTACAACGCGAGCAAGTACGCGGTCCGCGGCTTCACCGAGTCGCTGCGCCAGGACCTCGAGCTGACCGGGTCGGCCGTGTCGGCGACCTGCGTGCACCCGGGCGGCATCCGCACCAACATCGCGAAGTCGGCCCGGGTGCACGCCAGCGTCACCGCGGCCACCGGCAAGGCCACCGACGCCGCCACCGCCGAGTTCGAACGCATGCTGAACACGACGCCGGACCGGGCCGCCCGCACGATCCTCGACGGGGTGCGGCGCAACCAGCGCCGGGTCCTCATCGGACCGGACGCGTGGGTGATCGACTCGATGGTGCGGCTGCTCCCGGCGACCTACCAGCGGATCGTCACCGGGGTGGTCCGGTCGCGCCGGGGCTGA
- a CDS encoding cysteine--tRNA ligase, with protein sequence MDSFDAGAGLVLAGRPLPLTSPARVYVCGITPYDVTHLGHAATFVWADVLTRVIRMAGTATEVTRNVTDVDDVLTRTAVERDVAYDEFGLRQEFWFDRTMADLQVRAPDHTPHARHHVRHVIALAGALLVTGDAYERDGTVYFRGARVPAAAGLDRDTALARSAEYGDEPDDPRRDDPFDVPLWKPSDGGQPAWPSPWGRGRPGWHAECAAMALASLGGVVDVLAGGADLEFPHHAYQSAMAAAATGAGLFARRGFRAGVVSVDGAKMAKSTGNLVLVQDLLGSAPGAAVRLLLLDRPWSQPWEYRPEDVATAGGRLEELYVAAGRKPGSSAAVDAVRDALLTDLDVPTALATALEEGGDAARLAIGTLALQ encoded by the coding sequence ATGGACTCGTTCGACGCCGGGGCCGGGCTGGTGCTCGCCGGCCGCCCGCTGCCGCTGACCTCCCCGGCCCGGGTCTACGTCTGCGGCATCACCCCGTACGACGTGACCCACCTCGGGCACGCGGCCACCTTCGTCTGGGCCGACGTGCTGACCCGGGTGATCCGGATGGCGGGCACCGCGACCGAGGTGACCCGGAACGTCACCGACGTCGACGACGTCCTGACCCGCACCGCCGTCGAGCGCGACGTCGCCTACGACGAGTTCGGCCTGCGCCAGGAGTTCTGGTTCGACCGCACGATGGCCGACCTGCAGGTGCGCGCCCCGGACCACACGCCGCACGCCCGCCACCACGTCCGGCACGTGATCGCCCTGGCCGGCGCGCTGCTCGTCACCGGCGACGCCTACGAGCGCGACGGCACCGTCTACTTCCGGGGCGCCCGGGTGCCCGCGGCGGCCGGGCTCGACCGGGACACCGCGCTGGCCCGGTCCGCCGAGTACGGCGACGAGCCGGACGACCCGCGCCGCGACGACCCGTTCGACGTCCCGCTGTGGAAGCCGTCCGACGGCGGCCAGCCGGCCTGGCCCAGCCCGTGGGGCCGGGGCCGGCCCGGATGGCACGCCGAGTGCGCGGCGATGGCGCTGGCCTCGCTCGGCGGGGTCGTCGACGTGCTCGCCGGCGGCGCCGACCTGGAGTTCCCGCACCACGCCTACCAGTCGGCCATGGCCGCGGCGGCCACCGGTGCCGGCCTGTTCGCCCGGCGCGGCTTCCGGGCCGGTGTGGTCTCGGTCGACGGGGCGAAGATGGCCAAGTCGACCGGCAACCTCGTCCTGGTGCAGGACCTGCTCGGCTCGGCACCCGGCGCCGCGGTGCGCCTGCTGCTGCTGGACCGGCCGTGGTCGCAGCCGTGGGAGTACCGGCCGGAGGACGTCGCCACCGCGGGCGGGCGGCTGGAGGAGCTCTACGTCGCCGCCGGCCGCAAGCCCGGCTCGTCCGCGGCCGTCGACGCGGTGCGCGACGCGCTCCTCACCGACCTGGACGTGCCCACCGCGCTGGCGACCGCGCTCGAGGAGGGCGGTGACGCGGCCCGGCTGGCGATCGGCACCCTCGCGCTGCAGTGA
- a CDS encoding GAF domain-containing protein, translating into MAGRRRWLPPAAWWNLPLPAVASSAAWITQVYFSENLSGVTQASLVTIGVLASALTVLLPALEIRRERGRIATAERMAAEKLAEYKVTTNDMLIPLSLAVTDVLTAPTAIARREARQSLRQMTVGFAAEYVGPERSRSCFYGLEDDPETGGRTLRLRAWHGRNKPPRARFDPADPAEAQVFALVDSLDSMIVTDVQAIHLLGWTDIAEYRTFIAVTVAAGERPLGLLTLDSLHPGDLSDEDLDLVRLFAQLLAAGLSVR; encoded by the coding sequence GTGGCAGGACGGCGACGGTGGCTCCCACCGGCTGCCTGGTGGAACCTGCCGCTGCCGGCGGTCGCGTCGTCGGCGGCGTGGATCACGCAGGTCTACTTCAGCGAGAACCTCTCCGGGGTCACCCAGGCGTCGCTGGTCACGATCGGCGTGCTCGCGTCGGCGCTGACCGTGCTGCTGCCCGCGCTGGAGATCCGGCGCGAGCGCGGCCGGATCGCCACCGCCGAGCGGATGGCCGCGGAGAAGCTCGCCGAGTACAAGGTGACCACCAACGACATGCTGATCCCGCTGTCGCTGGCCGTGACCGACGTGCTCACCGCGCCGACCGCGATCGCGCGCCGGGAGGCCCGCCAGTCGCTGCGCCAGATGACCGTCGGCTTCGCCGCCGAGTACGTCGGCCCGGAACGCAGCCGGTCGTGCTTCTACGGGCTGGAGGACGACCCGGAGACCGGCGGCCGGACGCTGCGGCTGCGTGCCTGGCACGGCCGCAACAAGCCGCCGCGGGCCCGCTTCGATCCGGCCGACCCGGCGGAGGCGCAGGTGTTCGCGCTGGTCGACAGCCTGGACTCGATGATCGTCACCGACGTCCAGGCGATCCACCTGCTGGGCTGGACCGACATCGCCGAGTACCGGACGTTCATCGCGGTCACCGTCGCCGCCGGGGAGCGTCCCCTCGGGCTGCTGACCCTGGACTCGCTGCACCCCGGCGACCTGAGCGACGAGGACCTGGACCTCGTGCGGCTGTTCGCGCAGCTGCTGGCGGCGGGCCTGTCGGTCCGCTGA